In Caulobacter segnis ATCC 21756, the sequence CGCAACGTCTGGGCAAAGGCGCCGCGCAAGACGGTCCCCGTCAGGTGATCATCGTCGTCGAGAACCAGACCGACGTCGCCGGCCTGCTGGTCGACGCCGTCTGCGACAGCTTCACCGTCGAGGCCGACGCGATCAACCCGCCGCCGTCGCTGGGCGACGTCGAGGAATCGCCGCTGGTCTCGGCCGTGATCACCACGGGCGAAGGCGACATGACGGTCCTGCTGGCCGTCAGCCGCATCCTGCCCGAGCGCCCGATCGCCCTGGCGGCCTAAGCAAGCCGCGCGAGCCGCCCCCGGCTTGCCACCTCCCGTCGCATCGAACATGTTGCCGCCCCCGGGCGCGACGAGGTTTGCTGCGTATGAACGATGTGAGGGTTGAACGCGAACCCGGCGAAACCGCTGAGTTGTGGCGGCTATGGAGCGCGCTGCACCGCCTGTTTCCGACCTGGGCCCTGATCCCCGAAAGCTTCGTCACGCCCGGCGCCTGGGGCTATGTGGGCCTGGACTTCATCAGCGGCTTTCGGCGCAATCCCTCGACCCTGAAGGCCTTCGCGCTGTTCGACGGCGTCAGCGACGCGTTGTTCGACGGCGTAACGGCGAT encodes:
- a CDS encoding chemotaxis protein CheW, with the protein product MTTTVSYAQGQALQVLSFEVGAQTYCVPVSAVREIRGVTPPTPLPDAPPFVRGVINLRGQVMPVIDLSQRLGKGAAQDGPRQVIIVVENQTDVAGLLVDAVCDSFTVEADAINPPPSLGDVEESPLVSAVITTGEGDMTVLLAVSRILPERPIALAA